The region TGGCCGCGCTGGAGCGGCGCGTCCACCGGGTCGCCGGCGAGCTCGTGGGCGGCATGGCGGCGACGGCGGCGGCGGGCGGCGAGGCCGACCTGATCCGGGAGCTGGCGCTGCCGCTGCCGGTCCTGGTCGTCGCCGACCTGCTCGGCCTGCCCCCCGAGGACCGCGCCCGGCTGCGCGGGTGGAGCGACGAGATCGTGGGCAGCGGGGACGCGGGCCGGATCCGCCGGGCCGGCCTGGAGTTCGCCGCGTACGCCAATGAGAGGATCGACGAGCGGCTGGCGCACCCGGGGGAGGACCTGCTGAGCCGGCTCGCCGAGGCCGAGCGGACGGGCGGGATCAGCCGCGCCGAGCTGGTCTCCAGCGTGTTCCAGCTGCTGCTCGCCGGGGACGAGACGACCGTCAACCTGATCGGGAACGGCATGCTGGAGTTGCTGCGGCACCCCCGCCAGATGGAGCGGCTTCGGGCGCGCCCGGAGCTGATCGGCTCCATGGTCGAGGAGGCGCTGCGGTACAACGGCCCGGTCGGCCACTCCCGCCCGCTGTACGTCCTCGCCGACGTGGAGATCGGCGGGACCGTGATCCCCCAGGGGGACGTGGTCGTGCCGGTGCTGCTGGCGGCCAACCGCGACCCTGCGGTCTTCCCCCGGCCGGACGTCTTCGACATCGGCCGCAGCCCCAACCGGCATCTGGGCTTCGGCCACGGCGCGCACTTCTGCCTCGGCGCTGCGCTCGCGCGGCTGCAGGCCGCGGCCGCCATCGGGGCGCTGGTGCGGCGGTTCCCCGGCATCGCCCTCGCGGTCGATCCCGCCGGCCTGGAGTGGACGCCCGACCTGTTCCTGCACGGCGTACGCCGCCTGCCGCTGCGGCTGCACCTGGAGGCGGGCGCCGCGTGACACCCGCCCCGCGCCTGTCAGAGCCTTCGGAAGGAACCGGCCCATGAGCGAACTACCGCGAGGCCTCGCGGGGCAGGCGAACCTGTCCCGGATGGCCTTCGGCTACGCCACCTCGCAGATCCTCTACGCCGCCGTCCGGCTCGGCGTGCCGGACCTGCTCGCGGAGGAGGCCGTACCGGTCGCGCGGCTCGCGGAGCGCACCGGGTCGGACCCCGGCGCGCTGCACCGGCTGCTCCGCGCGCTGGTGGTGCTCGGCGTGGCGGAGGAGGGGGAGCCCGGATGCTTCACGCTGACGCCGCAGGGACGGCCGCTCTGCGCCGGCCACCCGTGGTCGATGCGCTCCAGCCTCCTGCTGCTCGGCGACCCGGCGACGTGGCAGGCGTGGGGGGCGCTGACCCACAGTGTGCGGACCGGTGAGACGGCGTGGGACCACGCGCACGGCAGCCCGCTGTTCGACCACCTCGCCCGCCACCCGGACCTGTCGGCGGTGTTCAACAGGGCGATGCGCGAGGGCACCGAACGGATCGCGCCCGCGCTCCCCAAGGCGTACGACTTCACCGGCGCGCAGACCGTGGTCGACGTCGGCGGCGGCAACGGCACGCTGCTGGCGGCGGTGCTCGCGGCCGTCCCGGGCCTCAAGGGGATCCTGTTCGACACCGCCGAGGGGGTCGCCGGCGCCGACGAGGAGTTCCGGCGGGCGGGGTTGTCGGACAGGTGCGTCATCGAGACCGGCGACTTCTTCGAGGCCGTGCCCGGGGGTGACGTCATGCTGGTCAAGGGCGTGCTGCACGACTGGGACGACCGGCGCTGCGTCGACCTGCTGCGTGGCTGCCGCCGGTCGATCGCGGCGGACGGGCGCCTGCTCGTGCTGGAGCCGGTGATGCCGTCCGCCCTCGGCACGCCGGAGGCCGCCGGGGCCGTCATGAGCGACATCGCGATGCTCGTCTACACCGGCGGCCGGGAACGCGGCAGGGCCGAGTTCGCCGACCTGCTCGCCGCGGCCGGGTTCGACCTTACCGAGGTGACGCCGCCGCTCGGCGGCTCGGAGATCCGGATCCTCGTTGCGCGGCCCGCCTGAGCCCCGCGCGGCCGCGTGCCGTGCTTCTCGGAGCTTCGGCCGCGCGGGGGAGCGGCGGTCACGGGAACTACTCGGCGCGTCAGGGCGACGCGGCGGGTCGCGGTGGTTCCAGCGGGGCTCCGCGTTCTCCTGGAGCCGGGTGGTTTCGGGAGGCGGGGGACTTCGGGAGCAGGGGGACTTCGGAAGGCGGCGTGGGTTCAGGGGGTCGCGGTGGCGAGGCGTGAGCGCAGCCACGCGGCCAGGCCGGGGTACTGCCCGATCGCCTCCTCGCTGGTGAGGAGGGGCTCCGGCCGTCCGGTCAGCACCCGGGCGATCTCCGGCCTGTCCGTCGCGGTGTCATCGGAGAGCAATGTCTGGGCGGCGAAGAGCCCGGCGGCGATCCGCGGGCTGCTCAGCTTCGCCTGCGCGAGGCGGGTGCGGATCTCGCGTTCGAAGGCGTTCGGCGCGCGTCGCGGCGCATCGTCGCGTCCGGTCCCCGCACCGGCCCTTTCCACGGCGCCTGCACCGGCCCTGCCAGCGGCACCTGCACCGGCTGTATCAATGGTGCCTGCCCTGGCACCTGCGCCGGTACCTTCAGCCCACTCTCCTGTGCCCGCGCCGGCCCGTTCGCCGTCCGCCTCGACCGCCATACGCCAGGACTGCTCCGCCTCCGCCGCGAGCGCGGACTGCAGCCCGGGGAACAGCGCCGGCCCGATCCCGCCGTGCCGGGTCAGCTCCTCGTCGAGCCGGAGCGCGCAGCGCGCGGCGACCGACATGCCGTGCGAATGGATCGGATTGACCGCGACGGCCGCGTCGCCGATCACGGCGAACCCGGCGGGCAGCCGGGCACGCTCGAAGAACCGCCTCCGGTTGACGGTGTCCCGGTACGGCCGGATGAGGCCGAGGGGGGCGGCCTCCGCCATCAGGTCCGCCACGAGGGGGTCGCGCAGCGCGCGGGCGAAGGCCGCGAAGCCCTGCTCGTCGGTCGGCGGCTCGCCACCCCGGGTGCCGGTCAGCGTGACCACCCACCGGCCGTCCTCGACGGGGAACAACGTCGCCCCCCGGGCCGGCCGTCCCGGGTCCGGCCCGGGATGCAGCATGATCGCGGGGATCGCCGCGTCGAGGTCGGCGGGCGCCCGGTAGAGCCGCGTGGCGTAGGCCAGGCCGGTGGCGACCGCCGACTCCTCGACGTCCCCGGCGCCGATCTCGGCGAGCCATCGCGGCGCCGCCGATCTGCGTCCCGTGGCGTCGACGACGAGGTCGGCGCGTACGGTCTCGGGCGGGGCGCCCCGCCTGCTGACCGACACGCCGCCGATCCGGGCCGCGTCCCCGAGGAGACCGAGCGCCCGCGTGTCCTCCCACACCGCGACGATGCCGCCGTCGAGTGCCCGGCGCCGCACCACCTCGTCCAGCAGCCCGCGGGTGCAGGAGATCAGATGGGCGTCGGTGCGCATCCGGCGGAACCAGCCGTCCGCGGTGAGGATCAGGGCGTCGCCGGGGAGGCCGCGCAGATGCGCGCCGTGGGCGAGGAGGGCGCCGACCGTGCCGGGTAGGAGTGCCTCCAGTGCCCCCGCGCCGCCGGCCACGAGCACGTGGCTGTGGTGCGACTGCGGCAGCCCCCGGCGCGGGCGGGGACCGGACGGGTAGTGATCGCCCTCCACCACCACGACCTCGTCCGCGTGGCGCGCGA is a window of Microbispora sp. NBC_01189 DNA encoding:
- a CDS encoding methyltransferase, with amino-acid sequence MSELPRGLAGQANLSRMAFGYATSQILYAAVRLGVPDLLAEEAVPVARLAERTGSDPGALHRLLRALVVLGVAEEGEPGCFTLTPQGRPLCAGHPWSMRSSLLLLGDPATWQAWGALTHSVRTGETAWDHAHGSPLFDHLARHPDLSAVFNRAMREGTERIAPALPKAYDFTGAQTVVDVGGGNGTLLAAVLAAVPGLKGILFDTAEGVAGADEEFRRAGLSDRCVIETGDFFEAVPGGDVMLVKGVLHDWDDRRCVDLLRGCRRSIAADGRLLVLEPVMPSALGTPEAAGAVMSDIAMLVYTGGRERGRAEFADLLAAAGFDLTEVTPPLGGSEIRILVARPA
- a CDS encoding cytochrome P450, whose translation is MTVTTPGQPSGPAAQPFDPAAARHRPDPHPLFHRMREHTPVYRYVGPASGRVLWYLTRYADVQRALLDPDVGRQLDRLPPELAAPHRRAEMRDPLAILRRNVFHLDPPDHTRIRRLMAPAFGARTVAALERRVHRVAGELVGGMAATAAAGGEADLIRELALPLPVLVVADLLGLPPEDRARLRGWSDEIVGSGDAGRIRRAGLEFAAYANERIDERLAHPGEDLLSRLAEAERTGGISRAELVSSVFQLLLAGDETTVNLIGNGMLELLRHPRQMERLRARPELIGSMVEEALRYNGPVGHSRPLYVLADVEIGGTVIPQGDVVVPVLLAANRDPAVFPRPDVFDIGRSPNRHLGFGHGAHFCLGAALARLQAAAAIGALVRRFPGIALAVDPAGLEWTPDLFLHGVRRLPLRLHLEAGAA
- a CDS encoding FAD-dependent oxidoreductase, with product MSRAVVLGGGFAGVLAAAVLARHADEVVVVEGDHYPSGPRPRRGLPQSHHSHVLVAGGAGALEALLPGTVGALLAHGAHLRGLPGDALILTADGWFRRMRTDAHLISCTRGLLDEVVRRRALDGGIVAVWEDTRALGLLGDAARIGGVSVSRRGAPPETVRADLVVDATGRRSAAPRWLAEIGAGDVEESAVATGLAYATRLYRAPADLDAAIPAIMLHPGPDPGRPARGATLFPVEDGRWVVTLTGTRGGEPPTDEQGFAAFARALRDPLVADLMAEAAPLGLIRPYRDTVNRRRFFERARLPAGFAVIGDAAVAVNPIHSHGMSVAARCALRLDEELTRHGGIGPALFPGLQSALAAEAEQSWRMAVEADGERAGAGTGEWAEGTGAGARAGTIDTAGAGAAGRAGAGAVERAGAGTGRDDAPRRAPNAFEREIRTRLAQAKLSSPRIAAGLFAAQTLLSDDTATDRPEIARVLTGRPEPLLTSEEAIGQYPGLAAWLRSRLATATP